The DNA region CCATTCCTTGAGAGGATGGGGTCATGCCACGAGCCAGCAGGTTTTCCCCGGAGGTCCAGGACCGTGCGGTGCGGATGGTCCTGGAGCGTGAAGGCGAACACGGATCGAAGTGGGCAGCGATCAAGTCGATCGCGGAGAAGATCGGCTGCACGGCCGAGACGCTGCGCCGCTGGGTGGCGCAGGCGGAGCGGGACCAGGGCCGGCAACCGGGGCTGACCACCGATGAGCGACAACGGTTGAAGCATCTCGAGCGAGAGAACTTCGAGCTGCGGCGTGCGAACGAGATTCTGAAGAAGGCGTCGGCGTATTTCGCCCAGGCGGAGCTCGACCGCCGAGCGAAGTGATGGTGCGGTTCATCGATGAGCATCGCGCCGCCTATGGGGTCGAGCCGATCTGCGAGGTGCTGCCGATCGCCCCGTCGGTCTACTACCAGCACAAGGTGTGGCAGGCGCAGCCCGAGAAGCGCCCGGCGCGCATGAAGCGCGACGAGGAGTTGCGCGGACACATTCGTCGAGTGTGGAACGACAACTTCGAGGTGTACGGGGTGCGCAAGGTGTGGCGCCACCTCGTGGAGCGGGAAGGCCGGAGCGTCGCACGTTGCACCGTGACGCGGCTGATGCGCGACCTGGGCCTGCAGGGCGCGATCCGCGGTCGACGCTTCAGGATCCCGACCGGTTCCGACACCGCGGCGGTGCGCCCGCCGGACCTGGTCGAGCGTCGCTTCACCGCGACACAACCGAACCAACTGTGGGTCGCGGACCTGACCTACGTGGTGACGTGGCGCGGGTTCGCCTACGTCGCGTTCGTGGTCGATGTGTTCTCGCGACGGATCGTGGGCTGGCGAGCGTCCAACTCGCTGCGTAGTGACTTGGCACTCGATGCGCTCGAGCAGGCGCTCTGCGACCGTCCGGTGAGCGAGCGTGAGCGGTTGGTCCATCACAGCGATCGTGGTGTGCAGTACCTGTCGATCCGCT from Candidatus Eisenbacteria bacterium includes:
- a CDS encoding IS3 family transposase (programmed frameshift): MPRASRFSPEVQDRAVRMVLEREGEHGSKWAAIKSIAEKIGCTAETLRRWVAQAERDQGRQPGLTTDERQRLKHLERENFELRRANEILKKASALFRPGGARPPSEVMVRFIDEHRAAYGVEPICEVLPIAPSVYYQHKVWQAQPEKRPARMKRDEELRGHIRRVWNDNFEVYGVRKVWRHLVEREGRSVARCTVTRLMRDLGLQGAIRGRRFRIPTGSDTAAVRPPDLVERRFTATQPNQLWVADLTYVVTWRGFAYVAFVVDVFSRRIVGWRASNSLRSDLALDALEQALCDRPVSERERLVHHSDRGVQYLSIRYTNRLAEAGIERSVGSRGDSYDNALAESVIGLYKTELIRRRGPWRGVEDVEFATLTWVAWYNGSRLHESLGYLPPAEFEQAFHSRQADAVATAVLT